The genomic DNA CCAGAGGCAGTGTATACACTGCATGCAGGAGCTCTCCAGgccgaaaacacacacacacacacacacacacagaaaggtgTTTTTATTAACACCACTGGAAAAATCTGAATCCATTCAGAGTCACCCAACCACCCACTTGGATATTTGCTTCTAAAGGAATCAATGGTGTGTTGATTAAAAACCTTAGAGTGAATGGAGACGACAGGCTGAGTTCTGGTGCTGGTGACTGACCGTGATGTGAtcggaagaggaggaggccgcAGAAGGGGTGGGGGAGTGCTGGTGGTTTCTATTTGTGGTGGCTGTGTTGGTGGATGTGACGTTGTTCTTGACGCTGTTGTGCTGGGCGGCGTCGCAGTAGTCTGCCGGGGGTAGCACCATCGTCGCCTCGTCCGTTTCGGTGTCCTGGTGGTGGAGGTTGACCACGCTTCTGCTGCGGTAGGGGGTGGAAGAAACACTGGAAACCAAATACAAACCACTGAGATCAAAGGTGGTGTTCAGATGAAGGAGAGGATATGAGACACGGTCTCCCAGTGGTCCTCAGAAGAATGGCTGCAAACTCTAGCTGGAACAGTTTTAACTTTCTGGCTGGGAGCCTCTTTATGGGAGGTGCAGCACATTAAGATCTAGTAAATTAATCCAAAAGGGATTAATCTCTTTGAAGAGGAGGCTGGATTCCACAGTCTGAACTTTCCTTCTTCAGCAGCACCAACATCCTGTTTCCTGGTGGTGATTCTGCTTTTATTGGTTTACACAGTATGTTGAGAGAAAGACCCATTTGTGGCTTATGAAGCTagtttacatgtgtgtgtgggggaggggtgggggggcgtgaCTTCTGTGCTGGAATCAAAGGTTGAGGACCTCGTAGGACGACAAGGGTTATTATTGGCAAAAGTAACTGGAGGAAACGCCGGCAACAATACAGAGCGCTGTAACATGAAacctgccggtgtgtgtgtgtacgtgtgtgaaCCTGGAGTCCCCTTACCTGTTGTTCACCCGTGGATCAGAGAGTGCTCGGCAGTAAGATGATGGGAACCAGCCCCGCCTGTagggaacagaggaggagaagtggTGGATGTTACTCCTCCTCACTCATCAACACTGTTGCATTGAACCGCTGCCTTTAATATAGAGATCATGGAGAAACAAGTCATTTCATCTCAATGCGGTGGAAATGTATGACTGTGGTAACCATGGCGACAAAAAGACCGCACTAATTATAGAAAAAGCCATCTGATGAAGGATGATAAATGCTATTTTTCTCTGATTCTGACCGATTTGAATCCTTCTAGCAGCTGTGCAGTGCAGCGAATGAAACACATCAAGGTCTTAATGCCAGGCTCTGTTTCCTCAAACTCAGTGACCAGATGCAAACGGATTTGCTTAAAATCTTTGCTGTATTAAGTCAGGCGGAGCCTCGGGCTGTCTGGAGACCTGGGGGACTTTAGAACGGGGCCGTAATCCATCCACACACCACAATAATCTCACCATTACGGAAGGGAAATAGTGtagaaggaaaaaaagtcaGAGAAAACTGCTAAAGCAAGACAGAGTGACCCAGTTTCCTTGTTTGTCATCagtcagaaaagaaagaagaaagttAATATTTAGACATTTAGCAACCGGCATTTGTTCCATGAAACTATCCCAATCTTTCCCCAGACTTTCAAATCAGGTGACCACCCGCCTCAAACCAGGGTCCGGTTGAGGTTTCTGCCTTTGAAAGGgaagttttttttaacaatgcaCCTATTTTTCCTCCAAGAATTCATAACTACATTAACAGTTTGGGCTCTAAATATGTCAATcaagctgtaaaaaaaaaaagaagtgatatttattttaaatcatgtTCCCTCTCTGTCAACATTTCATCCCCACTCCATCAATAGCACGGGCGGGACTGTAAATCACTGCAGCTATTGACAAGGAACCTGCTGGGACTCGCTCAATATTGACACAAGACAATGCAGAAATCCAGCAAGGGACCTAGACGCATATTCCGTGTTCTCCTACACACCACCATCCCCATGTTTTAAGCCTTCAGGCACTGGAGCCCCACCAGTTTGCAGCCTTCAGGCAGTGAAACCGAAGTTTTACTGCCGACCGCACGACTTTTGAAAGCAACTCACAAATTATTCCTTTCGGTGCttgatttttttctgattaATGTGAGAGGTAATTTCCCCTGATAGTGCTAAAGATCAGACCTGATTCATATTCAAAACGGCTGCAGATCAAACGCCTGTTTGGAAAGTCAGAGGTGGTGGGAGAGCTGGGCCCCGGCCTGTCAGTGAGGCAGAGCCGGCgctcctctggctgctgggACCGTCCACTCTTGTACATCTTCCCCTCAGGCCAGATTTACCTTTGATTTTCTTATCAGCGTGTGTTCCAGCTCAGGAAACACTCGATGAgcctggagctgtgtgtgtctgatggcTGGAATAACAATCCAGCGGTGAGGACAGCGGTGTGACGCACACATCATGAAGTAGTTATGGTGTACATTTACTGTATGCGCACATGTATGTATAGCATGTAATCAACTCCCTGCacgccccctcccccatttGCTTAATTACAGCCTTCAGCAGCATCCCAGCTCCACACGTGCTTCTACTCACTTTCCATTCTTCTCCATTTCGCCGTACATCCACCCGTCTTTCTCCTCGGGGATGAGCAGGATTATGACGTCTCCTTCGTCGAAGCTGAGCAGCGTGCTGTTGTTGCCGGCGGTGTGGGGGAAGATGGTGCGCACGCGTGGCTTTTTCACGATGTTGTTGAGGCCCGTGGCTACAGACACAGACCTGGCGAGATTGTTCTCCTCAACGCTTTGATGATctggcagagaggaaggacGGAAGATAAGAGGAGAAGCAAAGACAATGGACAAAAGACTGCAAGAAGATCAGTCTGTAATGCTTCTTTTACTCATCAAACATCTCTGACAAAGTTAAGAGATTCAGTGAACTCAGAGGAGCAACGTGTACATTCAGAAAATTCAGACATTATGTGTGAATAATAAGCGTAATTGTGATTTATGATTGGATATTTGTTGAAGAATATCAATAGTTCGATTTTATTTCTGCACTACACTAACGAAATGGCAGCACAGACTCTCTTACTTTAAAGTGAGTAGTAACATTAATGAGCAATTGATAATTCTGGGTATCTGGTATTATCaagcaaaaagaagaagaataaattAGATAAAAACTAGAACAAGACGAAGGAAAAACCAGACatgaaacataaaaataaaatcctgaaTTTGTCAAAATCGATGGAAAGCACAGCCACTATACCTTTGTTAATGTTGGGAGTGTAGGTGCTGTTATCCTGGTTGAACAGGTTTACCAGTGGACTGGTTTGAGCCTTCAGTGGTGGGACCGGGGGGGCCGAGATCGTCTGTGTGCAGGACAGTAATGGTAGCGTCTCAAATCGATATATTCATGTGAACATAATGAAGCCATCCTCATACCACACTGTGCCGCGACGGGGAGGGAGAGGGTAGAGGTGTGATGGGGACGGTGACGGGGGTGCGCAGCCCCTCAATCATCGTCAGGACGCCGTCTGGCATTTCGGTGGCGTCGGTGCACTGGTCCTGCCAGCCGCTCAGCTTTGCCATTAGAATGTCTCTGGCCTGTTGCGACACAGACGGCATTGAAGGCAGAAAAGCAACGCGTCTGAGCTCAGTTCAAAGTTTtccatcaccatggtaacgcaATAGATTGGGACTCCTGAGGCTGCGGAATAACACGTTCCTGCTGGGGTGTCGAATAGATGTGAGGTTTTCGATGTAAACGCGACACCGCCGCACCCGCAGAAAGGATAAATCGGATGAGATAATGCCTCGGATGCTCCGTACCTTGTCGTGAAAGGAGGCGGTCTGGTAGGAGAACATGCAGTGTTTGTCTACTAGGAAACAGAAgcgtctcttctcctccagcagagccTCTTTGCAGCCGTCTGCCAGGAACAGCTGCATATCCATCTGACGGCTCACTAACGTTTCCAGGCACTGACAACAAAACGCAGGGAAATTATAAGACAATCATCAGAAAACAGCAACTCAAGAGAATAAGCCAAAATCATCACTGGCTTTTAAAACCCTCCAACTAAATGTCCAATCAGGGATCAGCCTTATCTTTATAGCCACATGGTTCACAGCTGTTCAGACCCCAATTACCAACAGCTGACAGAGGCGAAGGGTATAAACAGAGCCGAGTGCCACACTAATCTCTCCTCACAGGCAGCGAGGCTGCATTGAGCTGCCCCGACAGTGGCGACTGCTGTGACTTCAGAGAAAAGACCAGACAAACAGGCACACCCGTTAAAGGAGGGCATCTCTTATCCACGCCAACAGGATCCGAATATAAAAGGTCAGAAAGCTGCACAACAGAGCATGCCCATCCTCTGGAGCTGTGAGGACGCATCATTTTTTAAAGACAGGATTTTGTGACATTCATTAATCACTGGAGTGTAAAGATGGTGGaggctaaacacacacacacgacaatATGAAACAGGCAGTTTAGAGAGTAATGAAGGGCCTCTggtgaagaaaacacaaaaaacagaattaCATTTGATATTAAAGACAACACATCAAGGCATCATGGCTAATTAGCATTGTAAAGCAGATGAATTCTCCTTCATTAGCCTCATTCCTTTACACTCCTAAATCATTGGAGGGTATATCTTGCACAGCAGAGGCTGCCGGTGTAGCATAATGTATGCATCTTTGTATCTGATCTGACTGTTGGCAGTCAATTGAATTACGGTTTAATTTGTAAAAATAACAGCAGGAAACGGTGTTTAAACATGTCGACCACTGTGTTTGCGAGCATACAGATTTAAAGAGAGATTTCAGGTTGAATCCAGCCCAGTGAACGCAGGATCCTCCATAATTTAGCTCTGTAGAGCTGAACAGCAGAGCAAATAATCACTCTTAGGATTTATGGTCATATAAATATAAAGACGATCATTTTCAGTGCTTAGAAAAAATAATCCCCATCACACATTATTAAAATACTTCTGTTTAGGAGCCCATCGGGCAGAATGCAAACGGCATCATTTACATATCACTGATTTTCAGTTTCAGTCTGTCGACTgaatttttaatcatttagGAACTAATTTCCCAGTTAGTGCTGATTAAAATTAATCAGACATGAAATCTCTAATGCTGTGGGGGACACCCCCCCATGGGGAAGTACAACCTGTAGGAGCGGTCCAAACTGCAGTTAGTGCAGGTTTGAGTGCTTCAGCCTATtttcttttggtgtttttacatttaaacaaaaacatctggTCCAAGGATGTTAAAGAAACAATGAAGCAAAATGAGTGAGCAGCTTTTCCTGATTGTAGAGGAGCTCCATCATTGTTTCTGTATGAATGGAtggaggtgggtggggtggaGAGGATATACAACATGCACACCATTCCCAAtgggcgtgcacacacacacgcacgcagtcATGTTACAAGTGTCAACACTGTAACATAACTTGTTGCTATGGGCAACCTGTGTTCATCCTCAGAgctataaaacattttttgcTCAATATTTATCATATGTGCAGAGCAGCGCCGTTTGGTTGGAGACTCTTTAAATTGCTGCTGCCTCAAGTGGAGCAGTTCAAGTGTCTCGGGGTCTTggttaagagagagagagcctggTCCTTGGACCGGTGCAACTGCCATTGAGCCAGGAGGGAAAGTTCTTAATAAACTACAGTAGATGGTCTGTGTTCTGACCCTCACCCACGGTCCTGAGTTGTGAGTTGTGACCCAAGAGTAGGACCACCGAGTTTCTTTTGAAGGGTGGCTAAAGTGGGGGAGCGAAGCTCTGATCTCTCAGGGGCACTaatgaggagctggaagagGCTGTGGTGAAGATGGTTTGGGTACCCTGTTGAAAGTGCTGCCCTGTGATACTAACAATAATATCTGACAGTGGTGATGCCTTCATTTACACTGGAAACTGTACCGTCCTGTTCCAACATTGCTATTAATGTCATAAACCCATCTGCCCTTATCTGATAAAACACTCCGACATGTTGGTTTCCACTTTGTAATGactgaaacaataaaaagcAACACTGCATCGGTAATATAATGATGCCAGTGAttcttttgtttcctgtggCCCGTGCAGGGGCGGAGCGCACTGTTAGCAGGAGAAACAAAGACATCCAAACACCtatatgcacacacataaacacccACGTGGACACTGTGGGTGTGGAGGCGTACGTAATGACTACTGAAACTGGCTGTCATGACCTCACCCGCCACAGTATTTCATCATATATTCTGCAATAAAGCAGTCATAGCTAAATCTTCTACCCTACCGGCCTGCGACTGTGTGCACTTTAACACTTCTAGTGTGTCAAAGCCAGACACTCTTGTTTTAAGTAGCACATCTGTATGCAGGTGTGTGTCCAGCTCACCTCGCTCTCCTTGTTCTCGTACTTATTGGCGTTCTTTCCttggctcttcctcctcagcttcttcaGGTCGGACTGGGATTTCTCCAGGGAGTCCTGCTTCATTTTGTGCTCCATCTGATACCTCTTAAATGTGGCCTAAAGCAGATGATTTGCAGTTATGCTGGCGCTGAATAACTTTCCCACCCTACGAATCCATGTTGCTACTGTGTTACTGTGCTTTACATTTCACTTATTTTATTAACTTTGCCAAGCAAAGAGGAAAACCTTATATTAGATGCTGAAAACTGAGGATATTCTAGAAAATCTTCCATCTACGTTTTGTAACAAGAGTGTAGATCTCATAtacatgcaaataaaaaaaaacttctgcaggttctgacaAACCAACAGTGGTGTTAACTTTCATTAGAGCATAAATTCTTTGCTGTAACTGCAGTCGTAGTGACAGACAGTTACAGTTCAAATGGTATTAAAACCTGATCTACAGCATTGTTATCAGAACAGACAGATTTACACGCACCGCCCTGTAAACCCCTGCAGTGTGGTGAAAattgaagagaaaacagaaactaTATTCTATATGGAAGCACTGAataatagtgtgtgtgtttacatgacaATAACAAGATGCACTGACTTATTCAAACCACTTACGGTCATGTATTTTACATCCATGTCGGTCTTTCTCTCCAGCTCGGCTATTATCTCCCTGTGGAACCTCTTTAACTACAGGAGAAAGAGGTGGAAGCGGCaccaggaagaggagagaacagcACAGATTAGAAACTGGGTGGAAGGGTGAGCTCAAGTGTTTGACGGCATCGCTTTCGATAGCACACGGGGAAGATATCAGGGCgtcaaaacagaaaaatgaaggaTTATTATTTAAAGTGCAATGGCGTGTGACTGTGGGGGTGAGAGTTAACTTCTAGGTTGCAGTTATTGATGAGTCAGAACCATAGCGTGGGAATACGGACTCTTCAGCGctgctcttttttcctttaCCAGCCTCAGGCTGAAACCATCCATATCCCCACAGGCCTGAAGACACACGGTGGCAGTGCCCACCCATTAGCACATGTGATGCAGACGTCCACGGCGACACATGCACGACACCCACATTTAAGTCTGTGAAAGGGCTCCCATCATCTGCGGACCAGAAATGATGCTGTGACTCACCGAGTGAAGGCCATTAACACGTCGGCCTACTCGCTGATAATGTTAGCAACAACGCCTCAGGAGCTACTCGCTACGACTCAGAGCCCAACCTTACCCTTGACTTTAAAACTGCTATAAGTTGTTGGAGAAACTTATGTGATAtgtcagtgtgtttttttttataaagcacATAAACAACACAGCAAATGATAAAACAGGAATAAATACAGGAATGAAATTACCTGTTTGCATTGTTGCTGTGGGGTTTGGAGTGTAACAGCTAACTGCAACAGCTAATATCAGACTGTACTTTACATAATAAAGTGTAACAGCTGTTTTTTTAAGGGGCATGTTGAGACGTGCCTGTTGTTTTCAGCACGGACAACAGGTGCTCCTACAACCTAAACCCTGCGAGTGTGAGGAAAGAACAGAGGCGTGTGCTCGTGGGACTGCAGCTTGAGCAACGAGTTCAGGGCGTCTTTGTCATTCAAATCTGCGAATGGGTGAGGCGACGCAGTTAATAAACTGTTTTCACCCGTCTTCGGCACTCACGTTCTCTTCTAGCTCCAGGTGAACCTTCCTGTGAACCTCGGATATTTCCATCAGCGCTACACCTgccacacagagaaacacaggcAGGTTAATAACCGGGAGAGCAGCAGCAAGCAAATCACATGCTTTTATTAACGTTGCATTACCCCTATTATGCACATTATATAATAGGATATATAATGTACATCAATGTATGGCTGAATACACGGTTCTCTTAAATGTGAACTCAGGGACTCATGTTTAGGTTCCATTTAAAATGCtatatataaatacacatgAACAATGAGAATCACACTGATATTGATTAATGcgaaaataatgaaatcaaaacTACAAAAATCTTATTTACATCTgctgatttaaataaaacattgtatAATCAGCTCACTGGTACAGCAGCCGGCAGCATGGCAGGGCTGGAAGTGATGCATCGATATATTAAACAGGATGAAACTGATGGTGAGTAATCTGCCCATGAGCAGATAAAACCTAAGGATTCACAGATTGATGGGCTCcaccaatgagctgcatcttGACTTTTGCAACCAAGGTTATGACTCTCAAAAGGTTCTCACGTGTCAAAATGGCCCTTGGCAGGAAAACGCTGCAGACCAATAAAATCCCAGTGAAAAACCTTGACAGATTACTtcttaaacaaacaaaatgagcATCTGTCCTTGGCGTTCTTGTCTCCAATGGACCACACTGTTATCTGTTTCTGTTAGCGGTGCCATTTTCTCAAGCCGCTCTGCCAAATGAAGGAACAGCCATCCAACATCCCCCCGTCTATAAAGTGTACATTCATCCGTATGTTAACAGGCCATTCACacctcagcagcaccagcctGCTTTACAGGGAGAGTGACTCCTTCACTCAACAGGTTCAAACAGCTCTGAGGATAAAGGTCAGGCCCTAATCCAGGTTAATCTGTCCTGTGACAAAGCAGGAGTGAAGGgtctgggtggtggtggggtgagATAGTGTTACAGAGTACAGCAAGAGTCAGAacaggcaaataaaaaaaacagggttGAGGCGCATGATAAAGGATAAATCCATCCCATATGACCAGACTGTGCATGGAAAACTGGGCAAAAGCAAGTTTCTGACATGTCTgacctaaaaaaataaatccagagCGTAGACAGGGGTTTGGAAAACATCAGCCAATTTACTGTCCAAACCCTTCAACTGGGAGGATCGACACTGTTCCCCGGGTGTTACTGGAATCAACAGTCTCGCTGGCAAGTCACTCTTTGTTTATTGTTGTCACTATCTCTAGGAaatgttgccaggcaacagctTTTCATGACCGTAGGAATTGCACAAAAGGGCGTCATGATGTGGATAACCTGAGAAGCCATCTGCTGCGGCGAGCTAACCAAAGCCAAGCTTGACAAACCCACACACGCTGTCTGACTAATGTCCTGGATGTAAAGGCTGCTTACGCCGGCTCTCACCACCCTTTTCCTACACTTTTGTTCAAAACAAAGTATTACGCCCGCACTTTAATTCAGGGCGCTGCCAGGGGTTTAGATCAGTTGAACTTTGTCTCCGGTGATGTGTGACTCTCAGTGCACACATGCCACGTATCCTGCATCGTCCCACAGGCGTGtcagacaaaaggaaaatggtgggtgattcttttctttcatggtcaacaggagggaaaaaacaaatgtggaAAACCACAGTTACCCAACCAGGACAATAATCATCATACCTACGAAAGTTATTTCAGAAACATGTTGCAGGTCCCAACAATGGGGCCTTTTTTGTGAGACCATCTGTGAGAGCAACCCGACACACCATGCAAACACTCTGGATCATGCAAAGTGCGTCTGACGTCACTTGAACAGTTGTGAGTCGGCATTTGTTGCCGCGTCTCAGACCATGAAGTGTCTGCACACAGTGCTGTACAGTGTTGGAAGCAAACAAGGTAAATCTGGACTAAAATTCCTCCTGTCCCAGGAGCTCATCTGGGAGTTGATCCTGTTACACAGCTCATGATTTCAGGACACCACATCTGCCCAGGGGTCCACAAACACCGCGCTCTGACAGGGGCTATGAGGGTTCCCTTCATAAACCTGGCAACTTGCCGAACCTTAAGCTCATCTTTGGGTCAAAACCGCACAAGTGAACCAGTTAATAATGTGTATTTTCCAGTGTATTGTGGTGTAACGTTGCTTTATTATGTATTACAAATATAAACCCTGTTTGCCCTCATTCCTACTGGGCAATAATCTTTTCATCAGTCTGAGTTTCTGGGATTCCTCCCAGAAATAAATGACCAATCAAACATCTGTGTCCAAACCACTCGGGCCACGTGGAGCGTCCCCTGGACTGTAAAACTGGAAGATATTGTGGACACGTGTGTCTACACTGAGTCAACGGGCATGTGTTAGAActgtgtatgtgcacgtgtgcaacAGGCAGAGGTGAGGACAGTTTCCAGACCCCAGCAGCTTCACATTAGGGTTTCACATTAGGGATGAGCAGTGTAAAGAGGTCTGTAAAGTGTGTTTCTATCGGCTCTGTTTGTGAAAATCCACGCACATTCAAACTATACGTTTGTTGGCACTGTCGGTCCGGTGGGATGGGAGATTCTGGGGTCACTGACCAGCAGCACAGACTCTGATGCTTAGATAAGCTGCCTGAAATGAGTCACAGTACTAGAAATATCGAAGAGCCGAGAGATATGCTTATATGGAGGGAATCAATTAGGTTTCACCTCAAACACATTTATGAATAATTAAGGGTCTAAACACAAACTACCGCTGCTCCCCGCGTAGTAT from Takifugu rubripes chromosome 5, fTakRub1.2, whole genome shotgun sequence includes the following:
- the baiap2l1b gene encoding brain-specific angiogenesis inhibitor 1-associated protein 2-like protein 1b isoform X1 is translated as MSKSVEEVSKLTESTYKSVMEQFNPGLRNLVNLGKNYEKSVTAMTLAAKLYFDAMSKIGESAAVSPVSRELGVALMEISEVHRKVHLELEENLKRFHREIIAELERKTDMDVKYMTATFKRYQMEHKMKQDSLEKSQSDLKKLRRKSQGKNANKYENKESECLETLVSRQMDMQLFLADGCKEALLEEKRRFCFLVDKHCMFSYQTASFHDKARDILMAKLSGWQDQCTDATEMPDGVLTMIEGLRTPVTVPITPLPSPSPSRHSVTISAPPVPPLKAQTSPLVNLFNQDNSTYTPNINKDHQSVEENNLARSVSVATGLNNIVKKPRVRTIFPHTAGNNSTLLSFDEGDVIILLIPEEKDGWMYGEMEKNGKRGWFPSSYCRALSDPRVNNSVSSTPYRSRSVVNLHHQDTETDEATMVLPPADYCDAAQHNSVKNNVTSTNTATTNRNHQHSPTPSAASSSSDHITANQANGVSRPPPAYLVGGNPFATVRLRPTVTNDRSAPII
- the baiap2l1b gene encoding brain-specific angiogenesis inhibitor 1-associated protein 2-like protein 1b isoform X2; this encodes MSVMEQFNPGLRNLVNLGKNYEKSVTAMTLAAKLYFDAMSKIGESAAVSPVSRELGVALMEISEVHRKVHLELEENLKRFHREIIAELERKTDMDVKYMTATFKRYQMEHKMKQDSLEKSQSDLKKLRRKSQGKNANKYENKESECLETLVSRQMDMQLFLADGCKEALLEEKRRFCFLVDKHCMFSYQTASFHDKARDILMAKLSGWQDQCTDATEMPDGVLTMIEGLRTPVTVPITPLPSPSPSRHSVTISAPPVPPLKAQTSPLVNLFNQDNSTYTPNINKDHQSVEENNLARSVSVATGLNNIVKKPRVRTIFPHTAGNNSTLLSFDEGDVIILLIPEEKDGWMYGEMEKNGKRGWFPSSYCRALSDPRVNNSVSSTPYRSRSVVNLHHQDTETDEATMVLPPADYCDAAQHNSVKNNVTSTNTATTNRNHQHSPTPSAASSSSDHITANQANGVSRPPPAYLVGGNPFATVRLRPTVTNDRSAPII